One stretch of Fictibacillus sp. b24 DNA includes these proteins:
- a CDS encoding GNAT family N-acetyltransferase codes for MEIRRLSETEYEKSLQLSQYAFQYVVKEEDVPKRYEMMKKHEIWGEFEKEDLISKLHILSLEISIDNKRFPKEEQE; via the coding sequence ATGGAGATAAGAAGACTGTCAGAAACAGAATACGAAAAATCACTGCAGCTTTCACAATATGCGTTTCAATACGTAGTAAAAGAGGAAGATGTGCCAAAACGCTATGAAATGATGAAGAAGCATGAGATTTGGGGAGAATTCGAAAAGGAAGATTTAATCTCTAAACTCCATATTCTTTCTTTAGAGATCAGCATTGATAACAAACGTTTTCCTAAGGAAGAACAGGAGTAG
- a CDS encoding glutathione peroxidase has translation MSVYDFSVETIKGEKTSLDSYKGDVLLIVNTASKCGFTPQYQGLQSLYEGHKEQGVTVLGFPCNQFGAQEPGTSDEIMEFCELNYGVNFPMFAKVNVNGDDAHPLFKYLAAEAPGILGSKGIKWNFTKFLVDRDGKVVKRFAPTDKPETIEKHIKELL, from the coding sequence ATGTCAGTTTATGATTTTTCAGTTGAAACCATCAAAGGTGAAAAAACGAGTCTGGACTCTTACAAAGGAGACGTGCTCTTGATTGTAAACACAGCAAGCAAGTGCGGGTTTACACCTCAATACCAAGGGCTTCAATCACTCTATGAAGGCCATAAAGAACAAGGAGTAACAGTGCTCGGTTTTCCATGTAACCAATTCGGTGCACAAGAGCCTGGCACGAGTGACGAGATCATGGAGTTTTGCGAGTTGAATTACGGCGTTAACTTTCCGATGTTTGCGAAAGTGAACGTTAACGGAGATGATGCACATCCACTTTTTAAATACTTGGCTGCTGAGGCACCAGGAATTTTAGGATCTAAGGGGATTAAGTGGAACTTCACAAAGTTCTTGGTCGACCGTGACGGAAAAGTCGTTAAACGTTTTGCGCCGACAGACAAACCAGAAACGATTGAAAAACACATAAAAGAGTTGTTATAA
- a CDS encoding flagellar basal body rod protein translates to MKKLGLLVVGGIAAIVLIANLGPMVGLAIGLAVMYYAFKKATAAETGGKKFWWGALSVAGLCVSVANLPAILGAVAIYVLYIVYKKWNQSAIVEDNVDNDPFTNFEREWAKLKNS, encoded by the coding sequence ATGAAAAAATTAGGCTTACTTGTAGTTGGAGGAATTGCTGCGATCGTGCTGATCGCTAACCTAGGTCCGATGGTCGGTCTTGCGATTGGTCTTGCCGTCATGTATTACGCATTTAAGAAAGCGACAGCTGCAGAAACAGGAGGAAAGAAGTTCTGGTGGGGCGCACTTTCAGTTGCAGGTCTTTGTGTATCGGTAGCAAACCTGCCGGCTATCTTAGGAGCAGTTGCAATCTATGTACTGTACATCGTGTATAAGAAGTGGAATCAATCAGCAATAGTGGAAGACAACGTTGATAACGATCCGTTCACTAACTTTGAAAGAGAATGGGCAAAACTTAAAAACAGCTAA
- a CDS encoding DUF3052 domain-containing protein, which produces MHPTIKKLNVKTLDRPVLIINHPSEYSEVVNSFAAEVHQEPKEEFYSFVQVFGTTNEQLQKGAKLGAEKVESDGLLWLCYPKKSSKTYKGSDCSRESVAALLSDEGFEPVRQVAIDEDWSALRFRKPEHIKSMTRKSAVTKEGQKRIKN; this is translated from the coding sequence ATGCACCCAACGATAAAAAAATTAAATGTTAAAACGCTAGATCGTCCTGTATTGATTATCAATCACCCTTCTGAATATAGTGAAGTGGTGAACTCGTTTGCAGCAGAAGTTCATCAAGAACCAAAAGAAGAATTTTATTCATTTGTTCAGGTATTCGGTACAACAAATGAGCAGCTGCAAAAAGGTGCGAAATTGGGAGCCGAAAAGGTAGAGAGCGATGGCCTTCTATGGCTATGCTACCCGAAAAAGAGTTCAAAAACGTATAAAGGATCTGATTGCTCGCGAGAATCAGTCGCTGCGCTATTATCGGACGAAGGATTCGAACCAGTTAGGCAGGTAGCTATCGATGAAGACTGGTCAGCGTTAAGATTCAGAAAGCCAGAGCACATCAAATCCATGACTCGTAAAAGTGCAGTAACTAAAGAAGGCCAAAAGAGAATAAAGAATTAG
- a CDS encoding PspA/IM30 family protein, which produces MNLFERIKNSISADVHELLDQKEEKNPLSLLNQYLRQCELEVNKARKLVERQQLLRDQFARETEEAESKAAKRAHQADLAQQANESELYQFAIQEKEQHETRADKLKESTQQAEKDLSELEQKYDLMKHKLKDMQIKRMELMGRENVARAHQKMDRVIDPSSSMKKSTFRFDELENYMDRLEQKVNADYHASSMEAKLAKLEKEWKKEDSHTTV; this is translated from the coding sequence ATGAATTTATTTGAACGCATTAAAAACTCGATCTCAGCGGATGTTCATGAACTTTTAGATCAAAAAGAAGAAAAGAACCCTCTTTCTCTTCTGAATCAATATTTAAGACAATGTGAGCTAGAAGTGAATAAAGCAAGAAAGCTAGTTGAGCGTCAGCAGCTTTTAAGAGACCAATTTGCTCGAGAAACAGAAGAAGCAGAGTCGAAAGCAGCTAAACGTGCACATCAAGCTGATCTGGCACAGCAAGCAAATGAATCAGAGTTGTATCAATTCGCGATCCAAGAAAAAGAGCAGCATGAAACACGAGCTGATAAGCTAAAGGAATCCACACAGCAGGCAGAAAAAGACCTGTCAGAGTTAGAACAAAAGTATGACCTCATGAAACATAAGCTGAAAGATATGCAGATTAAGCGTATGGAACTGATGGGACGTGAAAATGTAGCACGTGCGCACCAGAAGATGGACCGCGTTATCGACCCATCAAGTTCAATGAAAAAATCAACGTTCCGCTTTGATGAGCTTGAAAACTATATGGATCGTCTTGAACAAAAAGTAAACGCAGATTATCATGCGAGTTCGATGGAAGCGAAGCTCGCGAAATTAGAAAAAGAATGGAAAAAAGAAGACTCACATACTACCGTTTAA
- a CDS encoding catalase — translation MSDQNKVNGNSKDEQLEQFRTDDKGKKLTTNQGVKVAEDEFSLKAGERGPTLMEDFHFREKMTHFDHERIPERIVHARGFAAHGEFELYESLSDYTKADFLGNTSKKTPVFVRFSTVAGSRGSAETVRDARGFATKFYTEEGNYDLVGNNIPVFFIQDAIKFPDLVHALKPEPHNEMPQAASAHDTFWDFVANNQESAHMVMWAMSDRAIPRSFRMMEGFGVHTFRLVNDEGKAHFVKFHWKPVLGTHSLVWDEAQKISGKDPDFHRRDLWESIENGDYPEYELGLQIIVEEDEFNFDFDILDPTKLWPEEDVPVKIVGKMTLNRNVDNVFAETEQVAFHPGHVVPGIDFSNDPLLQGRLFSYTDTQLSRLGGPNFHELPINRPVCPFHNNQRDGISRHTINRGQVSYHKNSLAANTPSPTPEAEGGYVHYQEKVEGRKIQSRSESFKDHFSQATLFWNSMSDPEKQHLKNAFSFELSKVKSKSVQQQVVDMFANVSLELATAFAEAIDAVPPEGEGSAVTKKSPALSQLNSKQSPKTRKVGVIVGSTVSGEVAEILQALSSNGIQAECISDKLGKRTADNGSELEIMHTFLTASSVLFDAIYVVGGSSDNAMFKKEALHFANEAFSHYKPIGGTHEGLQWLKEAELAGNPGVVTVEGKEDFVPSFTEAISVHRHWDRQL, via the coding sequence ATGAGCGATCAAAATAAAGTGAATGGCAACAGCAAGGATGAGCAGCTGGAACAATTTCGTACGGACGACAAAGGCAAAAAGCTAACAACAAACCAAGGGGTAAAAGTAGCGGAAGACGAATTCTCTTTAAAAGCGGGAGAGCGTGGCCCAACACTCATGGAGGATTTTCATTTTCGTGAAAAGATGACACACTTTGACCATGAACGAATTCCAGAGCGTATTGTGCATGCTCGTGGATTCGCAGCTCATGGCGAGTTTGAATTATATGAATCGTTAAGTGACTATACGAAAGCCGATTTCCTAGGGAATACTTCTAAAAAAACACCCGTTTTTGTACGCTTTTCAACGGTAGCGGGTTCACGCGGATCGGCTGAAACTGTGCGTGACGCTCGGGGTTTTGCAACGAAATTTTACACTGAAGAAGGAAACTACGATCTCGTAGGCAACAACATTCCGGTCTTTTTTATTCAAGACGCCATTAAGTTCCCTGATCTTGTACATGCGTTGAAACCAGAACCTCACAACGAGATGCCTCAAGCAGCAAGTGCTCACGATACGTTTTGGGACTTTGTTGCAAATAACCAAGAATCCGCTCATATGGTCATGTGGGCGATGTCTGACCGTGCCATACCACGCAGTTTCCGTATGATGGAAGGGTTTGGCGTTCATACATTCAGACTTGTAAATGACGAGGGGAAAGCTCATTTCGTGAAGTTCCATTGGAAACCTGTACTCGGAACTCATTCACTTGTTTGGGATGAAGCACAAAAGATATCTGGTAAGGATCCAGATTTTCATCGCAGAGATTTATGGGAGTCGATTGAAAATGGAGATTACCCGGAATACGAATTAGGGTTGCAAATCATCGTTGAAGAAGATGAATTTAACTTTGATTTTGACATATTAGATCCGACTAAACTGTGGCCAGAAGAAGATGTACCTGTGAAAATTGTCGGCAAGATGACGCTGAACAGAAACGTGGACAACGTGTTTGCTGAGACGGAGCAAGTCGCTTTTCACCCAGGACATGTTGTACCGGGAATTGATTTTTCAAATGATCCATTGCTGCAAGGACGATTATTTTCTTATACTGATACACAATTATCACGTCTTGGTGGCCCTAACTTTCACGAACTGCCGATCAACCGTCCTGTCTGCCCATTCCACAACAATCAGCGAGATGGAATTTCCAGGCATACAATAAATAGAGGGCAAGTGAGTTATCACAAGAACTCTCTTGCGGCGAATACGCCGTCACCTACTCCAGAAGCAGAAGGAGGTTATGTACATTATCAGGAGAAAGTGGAAGGCAGAAAAATTCAAAGCAGAAGTGAGAGTTTTAAAGATCATTTTTCTCAAGCAACACTGTTTTGGAACAGCATGAGTGATCCGGAAAAACAGCACCTTAAAAATGCTTTTAGTTTTGAACTGAGTAAAGTAAAAAGCAAATCTGTACAGCAGCAAGTGGTTGATATGTTCGCTAACGTGAGTCTGGAGCTAGCCACAGCTTTTGCTGAAGCGATTGATGCGGTACCGCCTGAAGGGGAAGGTTCTGCTGTGACAAAAAAATCTCCTGCGCTCAGCCAGCTCAATTCGAAACAAAGCCCGAAAACGAGAAAAGTTGGCGTGATTGTCGGTTCAACTGTCAGTGGTGAGGTTGCAGAAATACTTCAGGCTTTAAGCAGCAACGGCATTCAAGCAGAGTGTATCAGTGACAAGTTAGGAAAAAGAACAGCGGATAACGGTTCGGAATTGGAGATTATGCATACATTTTTAACCGCTTCGTCTGTATTATTTGATGCGATTTATGTTGTAGGTGGAAGCAGTGATAACGCGATGTTTAAGAAGGAAGCTTTACATTTCGCAAACGAAGCGTTTTCACATTACAAACCTATTGGGGGAACTCATGAAGGACTGCAGTGGTTAAAAGAAGCTGAACTGGCAGGAAACCCTGGTGTGGTAACGGTTGAAGGGAAAGAAGATTTCGTACCAAGTTTTACTGAAGCTATTTCCGTACATCGTCATTGGGATCGTCAATTATAA
- a CDS encoding DUF4025 domain-containing protein codes for MSDKQKQSEKVAEKNYDPNKKNNDKDLEKVHEQVNDTLTQGTVDEKEKQKNKSKKD; via the coding sequence ATGAGCGATAAACAGAAGCAATCCGAAAAAGTGGCAGAAAAGAATTACGATCCGAATAAGAAAAATAATGATAAAGATTTAGAAAAGGTTCACGAGCAGGTCAACGATACGCTCACTCAAGGAACAGTTGATGAAAAAGAAAAGCAAAAAAACAAAAGTAAGAAGGATTAA
- a CDS encoding YjiH family protein has product MGLPKQNVDNQMRQKSLTKFLIPSLIGIFLFMIPISYNGEITIPVAILAGILQDLIGDYIPQIMTAIIAITVIGSLGTYFFKPKAIVNQPFLNTLFNVNIAWQLIRLLGLIFAVMTLFKLGPEAVWSENTGQLLLYDLIPVLFSVFLFAGLFLPLLFNFGLLEFCGALLVKIMRPVFKLPGRSSIDCLASWLGDGTIGVLLTNKQYEEGYYTKREAAVIGTTFSVVSITFAIVVLAQVDLAHMIVPYYLTVVLAGLVCAIIIPRIPPLSRKPDTYYEGAKENVADEVIPQGETPFSFGLKKAVDRADQNKKPGLLVKEGIQNVLDMWMGVVPIVMAIGTSALMVAEFTPFFTYLGAPFVPILELLQVPFASDAAETIVIGFADMFLPSIIGAGIESELTRFVIAAMSVIQLIYMSEVGGLLLASKVPVNFKDLVIIFFLRTFISLPIVVGMAHLMF; this is encoded by the coding sequence ATGGGATTACCGAAGCAAAATGTTGACAACCAGATGAGACAAAAAAGTCTTACTAAATTTTTAATTCCATCATTAATTGGTATTTTCTTATTTATGATTCCCATCTCATATAATGGAGAAATAACGATTCCTGTAGCTATTTTAGCGGGGATTCTGCAAGACTTAATCGGGGATTATATTCCTCAAATTATGACAGCGATCATTGCAATTACGGTTATTGGATCGTTGGGAACTTATTTTTTCAAGCCTAAAGCCATTGTTAACCAGCCGTTTTTGAACACGCTGTTCAACGTTAATATCGCATGGCAATTGATTCGTTTACTTGGACTCATTTTTGCAGTGATGACATTGTTTAAACTAGGACCTGAAGCCGTATGGTCTGAGAATACAGGACAGCTTCTGCTTTACGATCTGATTCCGGTATTGTTCTCCGTGTTCTTGTTTGCAGGTTTGTTTTTACCTTTATTGTTCAACTTCGGATTATTAGAGTTTTGTGGAGCGCTGCTCGTTAAAATCATGCGTCCAGTGTTCAAACTGCCAGGACGTTCATCGATTGACTGTCTAGCTTCTTGGCTAGGTGATGGGACGATTGGTGTTCTTTTAACGAACAAGCAGTACGAAGAAGGGTATTATACGAAACGTGAAGCGGCTGTAATTGGTACAACTTTCTCTGTTGTATCTATAACTTTCGCAATTGTGGTACTTGCTCAAGTAGATTTGGCTCACATGATTGTTCCTTATTATTTAACGGTTGTTTTGGCAGGGCTAGTATGTGCGATTATTATCCCGCGCATTCCGCCGTTATCCAGAAAGCCGGATACGTATTATGAAGGGGCAAAAGAAAACGTAGCGGATGAAGTAATTCCTCAAGGGGAAACACCTTTCAGCTTCGGGCTTAAAAAAGCGGTTGACCGCGCTGATCAAAACAAAAAACCAGGACTTTTAGTTAAAGAGGGTATTCAAAACGTACTTGATATGTGGATGGGTGTTGTGCCGATCGTTATGGCGATTGGAACATCTGCATTGATGGTCGCAGAGTTCACACCTTTCTTCACGTACCTTGGTGCACCGTTCGTACCGATTCTAGAGCTGCTGCAAGTTCCATTTGCATCAGATGCAGCAGAGACAATCGTAATCGGGTTTGCAGACATGTTCCTGCCATCGATTATCGGAGCGGGCATTGAAAGTGAACTGACTCGATTTGTAATAGCAGCGATGTCTGTTATTCAATTAATTTATATGTCTGAAGTTGGCGGACTGCTTTTAGCATCAAAAGTGCCGGTTAACTTTAAAGATTTAGTGATCATCTTTTTCCTGCGTACCTTTATTTCACTCCCAATTGTTGTGGGAATGGCGCATCTAATGTTTTAA
- a CDS encoding sterol carrier protein domain-containing protein, with translation MARIVDVEEFLKQYPFKQADQPITISITDDKAEWNNGTFSIGANGISRTDSNNEAMLSMDIQTLTAALLGSHKPTFLKQVGKMTGGQDNIIQFEKMITEKPAAFLDFF, from the coding sequence ATGGCACGTATTGTGGATGTGGAAGAATTCTTAAAACAATATCCTTTTAAACAAGCTGACCAACCTATAACAATATCCATTACGGATGACAAAGCTGAATGGAACAACGGTACTTTTTCAATAGGTGCAAATGGTATTTCAAGAACTGACTCAAACAATGAAGCAATGCTTTCTATGGATATTCAAACCCTGACCGCTGCACTACTAGGCTCACATAAGCCCACGTTTTTAAAACAAGTTGGAAAAATGACAGGTGGTCAAGATAACATCATACAATTTGAGAAAATGATTACAGAAAAGCCCGCAGCCTTCCTTGATTTCTTTTAA
- a CDS encoding sensor histidine kinase, translated as MSTVLRHMFSGIASAFSVSTVLGAIVYSLFPIDDWNFLLEKRLLDIPMAFVLPFLVFIMGAFFGLNSGITSRKQLNLINRTLASIEDGRQVNMKEVSSLELRAITKRMEGIQKQLGEKIRQSQKMATEKAVDQEKRIQEIISQERNRLARELHDSVSQQLFAASMIMSAVNETRSEEDTRESKQLRLVEETIHQTQLEMRALLLHLRPAALNGKSLQKGMEELLQELLQKVPIELKWKIETIPLDKGVEDHLFRILQESVSNILRHAQANKAQILLVQRDDLIILRIEDDGVGFKMDQDKTGSYGLQNMHERAAEIGGTLKIVSLPGEGTRLEVKVPILSAGEEKV; from the coding sequence ATGAGTACCGTTTTGCGCCACATGTTTTCCGGTATTGCGTCAGCTTTTTCCGTATCCACCGTCTTGGGGGCAATCGTATATTCTTTATTTCCGATCGATGACTGGAACTTTTTATTAGAGAAGCGGTTGCTTGATATTCCAATGGCATTCGTACTGCCTTTTCTTGTGTTTATCATGGGAGCTTTCTTTGGTTTGAATTCTGGCATTACGTCTCGTAAACAGCTTAATCTTATCAATCGTACGCTAGCTTCGATTGAGGATGGCAGACAAGTAAACATGAAAGAAGTTTCTAGTCTTGAGTTAAGGGCCATCACAAAACGAATGGAAGGCATTCAGAAGCAGTTAGGCGAGAAGATTCGCCAGTCACAAAAAATGGCGACTGAGAAAGCCGTCGATCAAGAAAAGCGAATTCAAGAAATTATTTCCCAAGAAAGAAATCGCTTAGCGAGAGAGCTTCATGATTCTGTTTCTCAGCAGCTGTTTGCAGCAAGTATGATCATGTCTGCTGTCAACGAAACGCGGTCAGAAGAAGACACACGTGAATCGAAGCAGCTAAGACTTGTCGAAGAAACGATCCATCAAACACAGCTTGAGATGAGGGCACTTCTCTTGCATCTTCGTCCAGCAGCATTAAATGGCAAGTCGCTGCAAAAAGGGATGGAAGAACTTTTACAAGAGCTGCTGCAAAAAGTACCGATCGAATTGAAGTGGAAAATTGAAACGATCCCTCTTGATAAAGGGGTAGAGGATCATCTGTTTCGTATTTTACAAGAATCGGTGTCTAATATCTTGCGGCATGCACAGGCAAACAAAGCTCAAATTCTGCTTGTTCAGCGTGACGATCTTATTATCCTTCGTATTGAGGATGATGGAGTCGGCTTTAAGATGGATCAGGACAAAACAGGTTCATATGGACTTCAGAATATGCATGAACGTGCGGCTGAAATCGGCGGTACGCTTAAGATTGTGAGTCTGCCAGGTGAAGGAACACGACTTGAAGTAAAAGTTCCAATTTTATCAGCGGGAGAGGAAAAAGTATGA
- a CDS encoding NUDIX hydrolase codes for MDAVFHVEHQVFNYRVAAVMIEDGRVLLHRAKKETNWSLPGGRVKLGEDAKASLQREMKEELDLQVTVDRFLWTVENFFTYSEKEIHEVGLYFRLTAENPLPFHNGEEFTVLEAERLVFKWVPLQDLNQYVLYPEVVKNKLISGSFEPDYFLVNSDLQNV; via the coding sequence ATGGACGCAGTGTTTCATGTGGAACATCAAGTTTTTAACTACCGTGTGGCAGCCGTTATGATTGAAGATGGGCGTGTTTTACTACATAGGGCTAAAAAAGAAACAAATTGGTCTTTGCCTGGGGGAAGGGTAAAACTTGGTGAAGATGCTAAGGCGAGTTTGCAGCGTGAAATGAAGGAAGAATTAGATTTGCAGGTAACGGTTGATCGCTTTTTATGGACGGTTGAGAACTTTTTTACCTATTCGGAGAAAGAAATTCATGAGGTTGGCTTATACTTTAGACTAACAGCAGAAAACCCATTGCCGTTTCATAATGGTGAAGAATTTACGGTTTTAGAAGCTGAAAGGCTAGTCTTCAAATGGGTTCCCCTACAAGATTTGAACCAGTATGTGCTGTACCCTGAAGTGGTGAAGAACAAGCTGATATCTGGTTCCTTCGAGCCGGATTATTTTCTGGTAAACAGCGACTTGCAAAATGTATAA
- a CDS encoding glycosyltransferase, producing the protein MYRKLMSLIMAFAIAIPVFSAPLSAEAKTKPRVSGPCYNQNAINLYSEQRRLWKDHVYWTRSYIVSALSGSEDQDAVLKRLLQNQTDIGNSIKPYYGDAAGNELGKLLTEHIVIAGQLIDAIKKGDTVNAGKLNKEWYRNADDIAKFMSKANPNWSEKEVRDMLYVHLKFVSDEVAARLKKDYAGEIVIFDKNKNHMMMFADEITNGIMKQFPDSFRIS; encoded by the coding sequence ATGTACAGAAAATTAATGAGTTTAATCATGGCATTCGCTATAGCAATCCCGGTTTTTTCAGCGCCGTTATCAGCTGAAGCTAAAACAAAACCAAGAGTTTCAGGTCCATGCTATAACCAAAATGCGATTAATTTGTATTCAGAACAGAGAAGATTGTGGAAAGATCATGTGTATTGGACAAGAAGCTATATTGTTAGTGCTCTTTCAGGATCAGAAGATCAGGACGCGGTTTTAAAACGATTGCTGCAAAACCAGACCGACATCGGGAATTCTATCAAACCTTATTACGGTGATGCTGCAGGTAATGAGCTAGGTAAGCTATTGACTGAACATATTGTAATCGCAGGGCAATTAATAGATGCCATTAAAAAAGGCGACACGGTAAACGCAGGGAAATTGAATAAGGAATGGTATCGCAACGCGGATGATATCGCCAAATTCATGAGTAAAGCAAATCCAAACTGGTCTGAGAAAGAAGTAAGAGATATGCTTTATGTTCATTTGAAGTTCGTATCCGATGAAGTTGCAGCAAGACTTAAGAAAGACTATGCGGGTGAGATTGTGATCTTTGATAAGAACAAGAATCACATGATGATGTTTGCAGACGAAATTACAAACGGAATTATGAAGCAATTTCCAGACTCTTTCAGAATTTCATAA
- a CDS encoding pseudouridine synthase has product MRIHKYISLTGYCSRRETKRLLESGRITINGETANKDTFVDEGDIVLIDGQRIPHKSSATYLAFNKPVGITSTSNPEIEGNILELVDLPERVFAVGRLDKASQGLILLTNDGELANRISQADFGHEKEYEVTVDQPVTDLFLQKMAQGVLILNTVTKPAKTEFVSKYVFRITLTQGLNRQIRRMCKTLGYEVQKLERIRIMNIHLHALEIGKWRYLRDEELSELKKGLELL; this is encoded by the coding sequence ATGAGAATTCATAAATATATCAGTTTAACGGGTTATTGTTCGAGAAGAGAGACGAAACGGCTTCTTGAGAGTGGCCGGATTACAATAAATGGCGAGACTGCTAATAAGGATACATTTGTAGATGAAGGAGATATCGTTCTAATTGATGGACAGCGTATTCCTCACAAGTCTTCAGCTACTTATCTGGCTTTTAACAAACCAGTTGGAATCACGAGTACATCTAATCCCGAGATTGAAGGAAACATTCTGGAACTAGTGGATCTTCCAGAGCGTGTTTTTGCTGTCGGGCGCTTAGATAAAGCTTCTCAAGGATTAATTCTTTTAACAAATGATGGAGAACTTGCAAATCGGATTTCTCAAGCTGATTTTGGCCATGAGAAAGAATATGAAGTTACAGTGGATCAGCCTGTAACAGACTTGTTTCTTCAAAAAATGGCTCAAGGGGTTTTGATATTAAACACGGTAACAAAACCAGCAAAAACAGAGTTTGTCAGTAAGTATGTTTTCAGAATTACGCTCACCCAAGGGTTAAACCGGCAAATCCGAAGAATGTGCAAAACTTTAGGGTATGAAGTACAGAAGTTAGAGCGTATACGCATTATGAATATACATCTTCATGCATTAGAGATCGGGAAGTGGCGTTACTTAAGGGATGAAGAGCTCAGTGAACTAAAGAAGGGTTTAGAACTTCTATAA
- the liaF gene encoding cell wall-active antibiotics response protein LiaF, with translation MLNMKKSDLISWGLLIACVFVLLEATLNGEGILFSLLLGAALMFFGRKRLPRRSGKIMFWVGVFITVMNILSMYTFKLLLVAIVIYVIYEFYQTKQNPVVITPHVEEQHASSQHEDIYRKEPLLKNIIIGTQQTPEHVYVWSDINIQCGPGDSIIDLSQTILPKGEAVIMIRGFIGNITIQIPYEVETAVSHSVFVGNTSIFDQPEPKMFNQTLFFRTKGYGEAEKKVKIVTSLIAGSLEVKRV, from the coding sequence ATGCTGAACATGAAAAAAAGTGATTTGATCAGTTGGGGGCTTTTAATCGCCTGTGTATTCGTGCTGTTAGAAGCCACTCTGAACGGCGAGGGGATCTTGTTCTCTCTTTTACTGGGTGCTGCACTCATGTTTTTTGGACGTAAACGATTACCGAGACGTTCGGGTAAGATCATGTTCTGGGTCGGTGTATTTATTACGGTCATGAACATTTTAAGCATGTACACATTTAAGCTTTTGTTAGTCGCTATCGTTATTTATGTGATCTATGAATTTTATCAAACCAAACAAAATCCGGTTGTGATCACGCCGCACGTTGAAGAACAACATGCTTCCTCACAGCATGAAGATATATACAGAAAAGAGCCGCTTTTAAAAAATATCATCATTGGCACTCAACAAACCCCAGAGCATGTGTATGTATGGAGTGACATCAACATTCAATGCGGACCTGGAGACTCTATTATCGATTTGAGTCAGACGATTCTCCCTAAAGGGGAAGCGGTTATTATGATACGCGGCTTTATCGGTAATATCACGATACAGATTCCTTACGAGGTGGAAACGGCAGTCAGTCATTCTGTGTTTGTAGGTAATACAAGCATCTTTGATCAGCCAGAGCCTAAAATGTTTAACCAGACGTTATTTTTTAGAACAAAAGGTTACGGTGAAGCTGAGAAAAAAGTGAAAATCGTGACAAGTTTAATCGCTGGAAGTTTGGAGGTGAAGCGGGTATGA
- a CDS encoding response regulator, with the protein MIKVLLVDDHEMVRIGVSAYLSAQADIEVTAEAENGKVAVEKALAIKPDIILMDLVMDEMDGIEATREITNAWPEAKIIVVTSFLDDEKVYPALEAGASSYMLKTSKASDIAQAVRDTFHGKSVLEPEVTGKMMSKMRQKQTREPHEELTAREMEILMLMTKGKTNQEIADELFIALKTVKVHVSNILSKLDVQDRTQAVIYAFNHSLV; encoded by the coding sequence ATGATTAAAGTGTTATTAGTGGATGATCACGAGATGGTGCGAATCGGCGTTTCTGCTTATCTTTCTGCGCAGGCTGATATTGAAGTAACAGCAGAAGCGGAAAACGGAAAAGTAGCTGTAGAGAAGGCATTGGCGATTAAACCAGACATTATCTTGATGGACCTTGTGATGGACGAAATGGACGGTATCGAAGCGACACGCGAGATTACAAATGCTTGGCCGGAAGCGAAAATCATTGTCGTTACAAGTTTTCTTGATGATGAAAAAGTGTATCCTGCATTAGAGGCAGGAGCTTCAAGCTATATGTTAAAAACATCAAAAGCGAGCGATATTGCTCAAGCCGTTCGCGATACATTCCACGGAAAGTCCGTTCTTGAACCCGAAGTAACGGGGAAGATGATGAGCAAGATGAGACAAAAGCAAACGCGCGAGCCACATGAAGAGCTGACCGCGCGCGAGATGGAAATCTTAATGCTGATGACAAAAGGAAAGACAAACCAAGAAATCGCGGATGAGCTGTTTATCGCTTTAAAAACAGTGAAAGTACACGTGAGCAATATCTTGAGCAAACTGGATGTGCAAGATCGAACACAGGCTGTTATTTATGCCTTTAACCATTCGTTGGTTTAG